A single Triticum dicoccoides isolate Atlit2015 ecotype Zavitan chromosome 2A, WEW_v2.0, whole genome shotgun sequence DNA region contains:
- the LOC119359311 gene encoding uncharacterized protein LOC119359311, whose amino-acid sequence MMWRRARWIAQGRGSARHARHLNLPRAAIPMAGGSGAEAGHYREEFHRWKDGVARVRQAGAVEAGSLPMLSSSSCRRPASLDSSVLTSTSPRPRARRGLRQLGHGGTDARGSEAIATSRTAEQATASPSWGWAGGWRSPPLSPGWLSTGRRGAPRCGGC is encoded by the exons ATGATGTGGAGACGCGCGCGGTGGATTGCTCAAGGGCGTGGAAGCGCACGGCATGCCCGACATCTTAACCTCCCCCGCGCAGCCATTCCCATGGCTGGTGGCAGCGGAGCCGAGGCGGGCCACTACAGAGAGGAGTTTCACCGATGGAAGGATGGCGTCGCGCGTGTGAGGCAGGCCGGAGCAGTGGAGGCGGGCTCGCTGCCGATGCTCTCCTCTAGTTCCTGCCGTCGTCCTGCTTCCCTGGACTCCTCCGTGCTCACCAGCACGTCCCCAAG ACCCCGCGCGAGAAGGGGGCTGCGGCAGCTAGGTCATGGAGGCACCGATGCAAGGGGATCAGAGGCGATAGCCACGTCGCGGACGGCAGAGCAGGCGACGGCGTCTCCGTCGTGGGGGTGGGCCGGCGGGTGGAGGTCACCCCCTCTATCTCCGGGCTGGCTCTCTACGGGTCGGCGGGGCGCTCCCAGATGCGGCGGGTGCTAA